In the genome of Pelobacter seleniigenes DSM 18267, one region contains:
- the extI gene encoding selenite/tellurite reduction operon porin ExtI gives MTMLKKAGLLCAVATAFCMIAGSALAGPIWTFGPDDEGLLKLDYKGQFQVLHRDTGASPDGDGDATEFNFRRNRLALMGAWGDNFGLYVQTEYSEDRNILPLGVSDGSDGDFEMLDAVLRFKFSNSFNLWMGKFKYNLTRENLEACEMPLTLDRSIMIRAPFVSTRDKGVAVWGNLFEDKFQYRFDVMNGRNDSASSPESNPRFTGRVHVTLLDPENGYGYRGTYLGEKKVLTIGAAYQTEAAVAYAGNKEVDYSAWTVDLFAEYPIEDVGTFTLSGAYVKYDMDDAYKNGTPDTDVTGLNGEKNGGYVKVGYMLPNLPLQLFARAEGWSFAKLNDVYDQEVDIMGLGFNYYLRGQNLKVTVEYSTLDYDKEDSVEDFETIVGQVQVIF, from the coding sequence ATGACTATGCTCAAGAAAGCAGGTTTGCTTTGTGCAGTTGCAACGGCATTCTGCATGATCGCCGGTAGTGCCTTGGCCGGCCCGATCTGGACTTTCGGCCCTGATGACGAGGGGCTTTTGAAACTCGACTACAAAGGTCAATTCCAGGTGCTGCATCGCGATACCGGCGCCAGCCCTGACGGCGACGGCGATGCCACCGAATTCAACTTTCGCCGCAACCGGCTCGCCCTGATGGGTGCCTGGGGTGATAACTTCGGTCTCTATGTGCAGACCGAATATTCGGAAGATCGCAACATCCTGCCCCTCGGTGTGTCGGATGGCAGCGACGGCGATTTTGAAATGCTCGACGCAGTCCTGCGCTTCAAATTCAGCAACAGCTTCAATCTGTGGATGGGGAAATTCAAGTACAACCTGACCCGGGAAAACCTGGAAGCCTGCGAAATGCCGCTGACCCTGGACCGCTCCATCATGATCCGCGCTCCTTTTGTCTCCACCCGGGACAAGGGCGTGGCCGTCTGGGGCAACCTGTTTGAGGATAAATTCCAGTACCGCTTCGATGTCATGAACGGCCGCAATGATTCGGCGTCCTCTCCAGAGTCCAATCCCCGTTTCACCGGCCGTGTTCACGTGACCCTGCTGGATCCGGAAAATGGTTACGGCTATCGCGGGACCTACCTGGGTGAAAAGAAAGTCCTGACCATTGGGGCCGCTTATCAGACCGAAGCCGCCGTTGCCTACGCCGGCAATAAAGAAGTCGATTACAGCGCCTGGACCGTTGACCTGTTTGCCGAATACCCGATTGAAGACGTGGGGACATTTACCCTGTCGGGTGCCTATGTCAAATATGACATGGACGATGCTTATAAAAATGGCACTCCGGATACTGACGTGACCGGGCTCAACGGCGAGAAGAACGGCGGCTACGTTAAGGTCGGCTACATGCTGCCGAACCTGCCCTTGCAACTGTTTGCCCGTGCTGAAGGTTGGTCATTCGCCAAGCTGAATGATGTCTATGACCAGGAAGTCGATATCATGGGGCTCGGTTTCAACTATTACCTGCGCGGCCAGAATCTGAAAGTGACGGTTGAGTATTCGACTCTCGACTACGACAAGGAAGACTCCGTCGAGGATTTCGAAACCATTGTCGGCCAGGTTCAGGTCATCTTCTAA
- the gspE gene encoding type II secretion system ATPase GspE, whose product MTKWRLLGEILHADFAVAQTDIDAALQEQRQEGLRLGEMLLKKKSISVETLARALAAQQNLEFFQTLPEQTALEDLVAQIPIGFAKEKKFYPIKRVEDCLLVAMADPLDSSLLNDLATLTGTIAEPCVATAEEILRAINRSYEKTAGGTSDVIEEIEGDRGSDLIHNLEPEDLLDTSDEAPIIRFVNSLITQGYKERASDIHIEPFEKELQVRYRIDGILYDVHQPPLKAHAGIVSRIKIMSQLNIAEKRLPQDGRFRVRVAGSDIDVRVSTLPTAFGERVVLRLLDKTSNVLSLEEVGLKDDLLQQVIGMIGKSHGVFLVTGPTGSGKTTTLYSALTRLNQREKNIITVEDPIEYQLAGVGQIQVNAKINLTFANGLRSILRQDPDIIMVGEIRDQETAEIVIQSALTGHMVFSTLHTNDAAGALTRLVEMGIEPFLAASSVVGIMAQRLVRRICPHCREEYQPPRELLRELGAEGLPANSVFFKGRGCDRCMNIGYWGRTGIYELLPIDDQVRDLLLKNKDAATIRKAAMQNGMQPLRAAGLAKALQGETSLEEVLRVTQEEV is encoded by the coding sequence ATGACGAAATGGCGCCTATTAGGAGAGATCCTCCACGCAGATTTTGCCGTTGCCCAGACTGACATCGACGCCGCGCTGCAGGAACAACGCCAGGAAGGGTTGCGGCTGGGGGAAATGCTGCTCAAGAAAAAATCCATCTCAGTGGAAACCCTGGCCCGGGCTCTGGCCGCCCAGCAGAATCTTGAGTTTTTCCAGACCCTCCCCGAGCAGACCGCCCTGGAGGATCTGGTCGCACAGATTCCCATCGGCTTTGCCAAGGAGAAAAAATTCTATCCGATCAAACGGGTTGAAGATTGCCTGCTGGTGGCCATGGCCGACCCCCTCGACTCCTCCTTGTTGAACGACCTGGCCACCTTAACCGGAACGATTGCCGAGCCCTGCGTGGCGACGGCCGAGGAAATTCTCCGTGCCATCAATCGCAGTTACGAAAAAACCGCTGGCGGGACCTCCGATGTCATTGAAGAAATCGAAGGGGATCGCGGCTCGGATCTGATCCATAACCTCGAGCCCGAGGATCTGCTCGATACCTCGGATGAGGCTCCAATCATCCGCTTTGTCAACAGCCTGATCACCCAGGGTTATAAAGAACGTGCCAGCGATATTCACATCGAACCCTTTGAAAAAGAATTACAGGTTCGTTACCGCATCGACGGCATCCTTTACGATGTCCATCAGCCGCCGCTCAAAGCTCACGCCGGGATCGTGTCGCGGATCAAGATCATGTCCCAGCTGAACATCGCGGAAAAACGCCTGCCCCAGGACGGACGATTCAGGGTCAGGGTCGCCGGCAGCGATATTGACGTGCGGGTCTCGACCTTGCCGACCGCCTTTGGTGAACGGGTGGTGTTACGTTTGCTCGATAAAACTTCCAATGTGCTGAGTCTGGAAGAAGTTGGTCTGAAAGATGACCTGCTGCAGCAGGTTATTGGCATGATCGGCAAATCCCACGGCGTCTTTCTGGTCACCGGCCCCACCGGCTCGGGCAAGACGACCACACTGTACTCCGCCCTGACCCGGCTCAATCAACGCGAAAAAAATATTATCACCGTTGAAGACCCCATCGAGTATCAGCTGGCGGGAGTCGGCCAGATTCAGGTTAATGCCAAGATCAACCTGACCTTTGCCAACGGACTCAGATCCATCCTGCGCCAAGATCCGGATATCATCATGGTCGGCGAGATTCGTGACCAGGAAACCGCTGAAATCGTTATCCAGTCGGCCCTCACCGGCCACATGGTTTTTTCCACCCTGCATACCAACGACGCCGCCGGGGCGCTGACCCGGCTGGTCGAAATGGGCATCGAGCCATTTTTGGCAGCGTCCAGTGTCGTCGGCATCATGGCCCAGCGGCTGGTACGGCGAATCTGCCCGCACTGCCGTGAAGAATACCAACCACCGCGGGAACTTCTCAGGGAGCTTGGTGCCGAAGGGCTGCCAGCCAATTCGGTCTTTTTCAAGGGCCGCGGTTGTGACAGGTGCATGAATATCGGATATTGGGGACGAACCGGAATTTATGAGCTGCTTCCCATCGACGACCAGGTCAGAGATCTGTTGCTGAAGAACAAGGACGCGGCCACGATTCGTAAAGCAGCCATGCAAAACGGCATGCAGCCATTGCGTGCGGCCGGCCTGGCCAAGGCCCTGCAAGGCGAAACATCCCTTGAAGAAGTCCTGCGCGTTACCCAAGAGGAGGTCTGA
- the extH gene encoding selenite/tellurite reduction operon rhodanese-like protein ExtH encodes MSGRIKRSSLRMGALFLLVISATLLVWGCGGGGGSSYDTPTETDNAAVGGAATNVLIEPATLKSWMDAGLVGNETGYGEKVVVLDFRSTGAERIDGACRVEGADLTLTRFEGVADAAPLVATGAMMDAVIQRLGIDENTTIVFTTDGSPYMATRAYWTFRYWGFPKSRLKLLNGGNNAFAAAYPNLMNENVPSPTPSTYSVRNLAGLNDDLRASVGEIIEIIKTLPNSTTNIVFDARGSTYYLGNNATSGLLGGDVVVVDGHPEGGQYLSQGEMFSSGKFKTAAEIEALFAAKGWDASKKATVYCTSGYSATPLFFALDAILDADVQLYDGSWSQLGKYSNNSAAGGELPVNSPWAIDMYLNGDTYTYNKNVYPGPLTIETLNIAAAVEPQPSPFTGDVPTDDSDVVQSQVEAADGAYADGSGTTTIAAPSATATSEVLIDYATLQGWMNSDLVNAASGEKVVILDVTTADAYAAAHIPGAQLWNITGQAITRTEGPAPAVNMVLDGASMDARIQAAGIDANTTVVITSSATATYYPSRAYFLFRYWGFPKERIKVLNGYNAAWPQPELTTEVPTITASTLSVADLSSGAQLDTRVSLAELMDAVRDGRGMAIDFRGDKSAIGSTPGVFSDVAGDYVVFEGTLQGGTSFNYTNFNVDYANGDFRFKSAAEIEAALQALGGTTPSMDGSYSNPIYSYCRTGYIASVGFFVLDGILGVDAMTYDGSWSQWGKMSADASKGGELAAGTVDYSAWATDSTTYMSVINYNADRMKQIEPLNADSSALSLTPATANQVEDADYEYQTTPVSDSGSDSGAPTSGSGDLGGGC; translated from the coding sequence ATGTCAGGAAGGATCAAACGAAGCTCTCTGAGAATGGGCGCGTTGTTTCTGCTCGTAATCTCTGCCACGTTGCTTGTCTGGGGCTGTGGCGGCGGGGGAGGAAGCAGCTATGACACCCCCACAGAAACCGACAATGCCGCTGTCGGTGGAGCTGCAACCAATGTGCTGATTGAACCTGCCACACTCAAGTCCTGGATGGATGCCGGGCTGGTCGGAAATGAGACCGGGTATGGTGAAAAAGTTGTCGTCCTCGACTTCCGCTCCACTGGTGCCGAGCGTATCGACGGTGCCTGCCGGGTAGAAGGTGCCGACCTGACTCTGACCCGCTTTGAAGGCGTGGCTGACGCTGCTCCGCTGGTAGCCACCGGGGCGATGATGGATGCCGTCATTCAGCGCCTGGGGATCGATGAAAACACCACCATCGTGTTTACCACAGATGGCAGCCCGTACATGGCGACCCGGGCTTACTGGACTTTCCGTTACTGGGGCTTCCCGAAATCCCGCCTGAAGCTTCTGAACGGCGGGAACAACGCTTTTGCCGCCGCATACCCCAACCTGATGAACGAAAATGTTCCGAGTCCCACTCCTTCGACCTATAGTGTACGGAACCTGGCCGGGCTCAATGATGACCTCCGTGCCTCGGTCGGCGAAATTATTGAAATTATCAAAACCTTACCTAACTCAACTACGAATATCGTCTTTGACGCCCGCGGCTCCACTTATTATCTCGGCAACAACGCAACCTCAGGCTTGTTGGGCGGCGACGTCGTCGTGGTCGACGGCCATCCGGAAGGCGGCCAGTATCTGAGCCAGGGTGAGATGTTCAGCTCCGGTAAATTCAAGACCGCTGCCGAGATCGAAGCTCTGTTCGCTGCCAAAGGCTGGGATGCCTCGAAAAAAGCAACCGTGTACTGCACCAGCGGTTACTCGGCCACCCCGTTGTTCTTTGCCCTTGATGCCATTCTGGATGCCGATGTGCAGCTGTATGACGGTTCCTGGAGCCAGCTCGGCAAATATTCCAATAATTCAGCTGCCGGTGGCGAATTGCCCGTCAACTCACCCTGGGCCATCGACATGTACCTGAATGGCGATACCTACACCTACAACAAAAATGTCTACCCCGGCCCACTGACCATCGAAACCCTTAATATCGCTGCGGCGGTTGAACCTCAGCCCAGTCCGTTTACCGGGGATGTCCCCACCGATGACAGTGATGTCGTCCAGAGCCAGGTCGAAGCTGCTGACGGTGCTTACGCCGACGGTAGCGGGACCACCACCATCGCCGCTCCCTCCGCGACGGCAACCAGTGAGGTGCTGATCGACTATGCGACCCTGCAAGGCTGGATGAACAGCGACCTGGTCAATGCTGCCAGCGGTGAAAAGGTTGTCATCCTGGATGTCACGACTGCCGATGCCTACGCCGCCGCCCACATTCCTGGAGCCCAGCTCTGGAATATCACCGGCCAGGCCATTACCCGTACCGAAGGTCCGGCTCCGGCCGTCAATATGGTCCTGGACGGTGCCAGCATGGATGCCAGAATCCAGGCCGCCGGGATCGACGCCAATACCACCGTGGTCATCACCTCTTCGGCGACTGCCACCTATTACCCCAGTCGCGCTTATTTCCTGTTCCGTTACTGGGGTTTCCCCAAAGAGCGTATCAAGGTGCTGAACGGCTATAACGCTGCCTGGCCGCAACCCGAACTGACCACCGAGGTTCCGACCATCACCGCATCGACCCTGAGCGTGGCCGACCTGAGCAGCGGCGCCCAACTCGATACCCGCGTGTCGCTGGCTGAACTGATGGATGCCGTGCGCGATGGACGCGGCATGGCCATTGATTTCCGTGGTGACAAGAGCGCCATCGGCTCAACGCCCGGCGTGTTCAGTGATGTGGCCGGGGATTACGTGGTCTTTGAAGGAACCTTGCAAGGCGGAACATCGTTCAATTATACGAACTTCAATGTCGATTACGCCAATGGTGATTTCCGTTTCAAATCTGCTGCCGAGATTGAAGCAGCGCTGCAGGCCTTGGGCGGAACGACGCCTTCTATGGACGGATCCTACAGCAATCCGATCTATTCCTATTGCCGGACCGGTTATATCGCTTCGGTCGGTTTCTTTGTCCTGGATGGAATCCTCGGGGTCGATGCCATGACCTATGACGGTTCCTGGAGCCAGTGGGGCAAAATGTCTGCTGACGCCAGTAAAGGCGGGGAATTGGCTGCAGGGACCGTGGATTACTCCGCTTGGGCAACCGACTCCACAACCTATATGAGCGTCATCAACTACAATGCCGATCGGATGAAGCAGATCGAACCGTTGAACGCCGATAGTTCAGCCCTGTCACTGACTCCGGCCACGGCCAACCAGGTGGAAGATGCTGACTATGAATACCAGACCACTCCGGTGTCCGATTCCGGTTCAGACAGTGGTGCTCCGACCTCCGGTTCCGGTGATCTGGGTGGCGGCTGCTAG
- the gspC gene encoding type II secretion system protein GspC, whose translation MLTLYQKYHTYLNLLLLTLLGLACGIFSGSLLEAYMDPLPVIETATVKADREEAQQMSVADLNSILRHNIFDPASRTTSATLDLSQETESGQEDAATARQQVASKNMTLFGTVVAGADSLALIGIDKDLDVYHLQDLLPGGGTIEEIARNIVKIRNADQSLTILQSIEDKKADRPGAAGNAENASAASDANSGIHQIDEGHWVVPRETAENTRANLGTELRLAQMQPRMTDGKTDGFMIRRLRRNSILNKLGLQRGDVVLNVNGMSLNSPEAALQIFQQLREARQITVGVERKGEAMTFSYELD comes from the coding sequence ATGCTTACGCTTTATCAAAAATATCACACCTATCTCAACCTGCTGTTACTGACCCTGCTGGGCCTGGCCTGCGGCATTTTCAGCGGTTCTCTGCTGGAAGCTTATATGGACCCGCTGCCGGTCATTGAGACCGCAACCGTAAAAGCCGACCGGGAAGAAGCCCAGCAGATGAGCGTTGCGGATCTTAACAGTATCCTGCGCCACAATATCTTCGACCCGGCCAGTCGGACCACCTCAGCGACCCTGGACCTGAGTCAGGAGACAGAGAGTGGACAAGAGGACGCGGCCACCGCACGCCAGCAAGTTGCAAGCAAAAATATGACCCTGTTCGGTACGGTTGTCGCCGGTGCGGATTCCCTGGCGCTGATTGGTATCGATAAGGATCTGGATGTGTACCACCTGCAGGACCTCCTGCCGGGTGGCGGCACCATTGAAGAGATCGCCCGCAATATCGTTAAAATCCGCAACGCGGACCAGTCACTGACGATTCTCCAGAGCATTGAGGACAAGAAGGCCGACCGCCCCGGCGCAGCAGGCAATGCCGAGAACGCGAGTGCTGCCAGCGATGCAAATTCGGGCATCCATCAGATCGACGAGGGGCACTGGGTGGTACCCCGCGAAACCGCGGAAAACACCCGGGCCAATCTGGGCACGGAATTGCGCCTGGCACAGATGCAGCCACGCATGACCGACGGGAAAACGGACGGTTTCATGATCCGTCGACTCCGCCGCAACTCGATCCTCAATAAGCTCGGACTGCAACGCGGGGACGTGGTCCTCAATGTCAACGGCATGTCGCTGAACAGCCCAGAAGCGGCACTACAGATCTTTCAGCAGTTGCGTGAGGCACGGCAAATTACCGTCGGCGTCGAACGCAAGGGCGAAGCAATGACTTTTTCGTATGAACTTGATTAG
- the gspD gene encoding type II secretion system secretin GspD, with amino-acid sequence MNFIKLSHTLTLLALLTLLAYPPLLRPAYSAPADKERITLDFKDVELTDLINTVSELTGKNFLYDESVRGKVTIVSPETMTLDETYQLFLTVLNVKGYTIVPSGKVNKIVSTKTARQEGLPVYSNGRSNSSDQFITRMVRLEYLDVDTVATAVLAPLMPATGNIITYAPTNTLILTETAATIDRMVTILQKLDKPDSSGDLEVIPLKYANAEEVAKIAQDILEEQATATRRRSNQKISTTQENGSKILPYPRTNSLIVVSNAEDLAKIKNLVALLDKEVGEEEADINVYYLENADAETLAATLNEILTGVKAAQTQKDTTKTPATSNSSSAISSQPVTITADKPTNSLIINAQQKDYAAIKNIIRKLDIKRKQVYVEALILELSMDATKALGTSLTGAIDVGSDSAIFAGTGSNTTLGNLTSSEGLLSQSVNGILLGGLFNTITVTGPDGTAMTVPAISALINLSKTTDDVNILSAPRLLTSDNEEAEIIVGDNVPIVTEKLTDTTSTNVTVSVERQDAALTLRFTPQVIEDNLVRLNIYQEVTGVKEDSQSDTNGPTLTKRVIRNTVLAQSRKTIILGGLINNQVTKNETKVPLLGDIPVIGWLFKSKSTTSQKKNLLVFITPTIVKDADDVAEITEQNRAKAAELLTEEQRKTLPNDFNQEAIQNNTPKAPQADGDAK; translated from the coding sequence GTGAATTTCATAAAATTGAGCCACACCCTGACTTTGCTTGCCTTGCTGACGCTGCTGGCGTACCCGCCGTTGCTCAGACCGGCCTATTCGGCCCCGGCCGATAAGGAACGGATCACTCTTGATTTTAAAGACGTCGAACTGACCGACCTGATCAACACCGTCAGTGAACTGACCGGCAAAAATTTTCTCTATGATGAGAGCGTCAGAGGAAAAGTCACCATCGTCTCCCCGGAAACCATGACCCTTGATGAAACCTATCAACTGTTTCTGACCGTGTTGAATGTCAAGGGCTACACCATTGTTCCTTCGGGCAAAGTGAATAAAATTGTCTCCACCAAAACGGCCCGCCAGGAAGGGTTGCCGGTCTACAGCAACGGCCGCAGCAATTCCAGTGATCAGTTCATCACCCGCATGGTCCGGCTGGAATACCTGGATGTCGATACCGTCGCCACCGCGGTTTTGGCGCCGCTCATGCCGGCAACCGGTAACATCATCACCTATGCGCCGACCAACACCCTGATCCTGACCGAAACCGCAGCGACCATTGATCGCATGGTCACAATCCTGCAAAAGCTTGACAAACCGGATTCCTCCGGTGACTTGGAAGTCATCCCGCTGAAATACGCCAATGCCGAAGAAGTGGCAAAAATCGCCCAGGATATCCTGGAAGAACAGGCCACGGCCACGCGTCGGCGCAGCAACCAGAAGATCTCCACCACCCAGGAAAATGGCAGCAAGATCCTCCCTTACCCTCGCACCAATTCGTTAATCGTGGTCTCTAATGCTGAGGACCTGGCGAAAATCAAAAATCTGGTCGCCCTGCTCGACAAGGAGGTCGGCGAAGAGGAAGCGGATATCAACGTTTATTACCTGGAGAACGCCGATGCCGAAACCCTGGCGGCAACCCTTAACGAAATCCTGACCGGGGTCAAGGCTGCCCAGACTCAAAAGGATACCACCAAAACGCCGGCGACCAGCAACAGTTCATCGGCCATTTCATCCCAGCCGGTCACGATTACGGCGGACAAACCGACCAATTCCCTGATCATCAATGCCCAGCAAAAGGATTATGCGGCCATCAAAAACATCATCCGCAAGCTCGACATCAAGCGCAAACAGGTCTATGTCGAAGCGCTGATTCTGGAACTGTCCATGGATGCGACCAAGGCACTGGGCACCTCGCTGACCGGGGCGATCGATGTCGGCAGTGACAGCGCCATTTTTGCCGGCACCGGGAGTAACACCACCCTGGGGAATTTGACCTCTTCGGAAGGCCTGCTCAGTCAAAGCGTAAACGGCATTCTGCTCGGTGGTTTGTTCAACACCATCACCGTGACCGGCCCGGACGGAACAGCGATGACAGTACCTGCCATTTCAGCCCTGATCAATCTGTCCAAAACGACTGACGACGTGAATATTCTCTCTGCACCACGCCTGCTGACCTCCGACAACGAGGAGGCGGAAATCATCGTCGGAGACAACGTTCCCATTGTTACTGAAAAACTGACCGATACCACCTCGACCAACGTGACGGTCTCTGTCGAACGGCAGGATGCAGCTCTGACCCTGAGATTTACTCCTCAGGTTATCGAAGATAATCTGGTGCGCCTGAACATTTATCAGGAAGTGACCGGCGTCAAGGAGGATTCACAATCGGATACCAACGGCCCGACCCTGACCAAACGGGTGATCCGCAATACGGTCCTGGCCCAGAGCAGAAAAACGATTATTCTTGGCGGATTGATCAATAACCAGGTCACCAAGAACGAAACCAAGGTTCCGTTGCTCGGCGATATTCCGGTCATCGGCTGGCTGTTCAAAAGCAAATCGACCACGTCACAAAAGAAGAATCTGCTGGTCTTCATTACCCCGACCATTGTTAAAGATGCCGATGATGTCGCGGAAATCACCGAGCAGAACAGAGCCAAAGCCGCAGAGTTGTTGACCGAAGAGCAGCGCAAAACGTTGCCGAATGACTTCAATCAGGAGGCGATCCAAAATAACACCCCCAAAGCACCCCAAGCCGATGGGGATGCGAAATAA
- a CDS encoding general secretion pathway protein GspB, which produces MSFILDALKKSEESRTDETVAGIGKHLLAPQRKARRKSAFWPLLVLMALVFMGLGWWLGQPAEQSPVIRALETQSRLNNPLPAPLASSRRPVEQAVREKPNSADANNARAESAMPQRQTEVQPPVHNVPPAPRAPIPKRLLSQEAPAPAVATPENSLPPGNQTQAEPPAANRSIPLLENLPPSLRGQIPSLNMSLHFYSSDASRRMIRVNGLILREGEALADHLLVQEIREKSVIFRFRDTLFKLKAPGD; this is translated from the coding sequence ATGTCTTTTATCCTTGACGCGCTTAAAAAATCTGAGGAGAGCCGTACGGACGAAACGGTTGCGGGTATCGGCAAACACCTGCTGGCCCCACAGCGCAAAGCACGCAGGAAATCGGCATTCTGGCCATTGCTGGTGCTGATGGCATTGGTTTTTATGGGCCTGGGCTGGTGGCTCGGACAGCCGGCCGAACAATCCCCAGTGATTCGGGCCCTGGAGACCCAAAGCCGGTTGAACAATCCCTTGCCGGCACCGCTGGCGTCCAGCCGGAGGCCCGTTGAGCAAGCAGTCCGGGAAAAGCCAAATTCCGCAGATGCTAACAACGCTCGGGCCGAAAGCGCTATGCCCCAACGGCAAACCGAAGTCCAGCCACCGGTTCACAACGTGCCTCCTGCGCCCAGGGCGCCGATTCCAAAACGCCTGTTAAGCCAGGAAGCCCCAGCTCCCGCCGTAGCGACGCCTGAGAACAGCCTGCCCCCCGGCAATCAAACTCAGGCCGAACCTCCGGCAGCCAACCGGAGCATTCCTCTGCTGGAGAACCTGCCGCCCTCGCTCCGCGGCCAGATTCCTTCTTTGAACATGTCGCTGCACTTTTATAGTTCGGACGCATCCCGGCGGATGATTCGTGTTAACGGATTGATTCTGCGCGAGGGAGAAGCCCTGGCAGACCATCTTCTGGTGCAGGAGATCAGAGAGAAATCGGTCATTTTTCGCTTCCGCGATACGTTGTTCAAACTCAAGGCACCTGGAGACTGA
- the extJ gene encoding selenite/tellurite reduction operon protein ExtJ: MKKLLVLVLACLLTLSFSGLIFAAEYKGKVTAVDGKMVTIKITKGKAEDFAVGDKIKIETKDGAPKKGGGAKLQGC; the protein is encoded by the coding sequence ATGAAAAAACTGTTGGTTCTGGTGCTGGCATGTCTGCTGACGTTGAGCTTTTCAGGGCTTATTTTTGCAGCGGAGTACAAAGGGAAAGTGACCGCTGTTGACGGCAAAATGGTTACCATCAAGATCACCAAAGGCAAGGCCGAGGATTTTGCTGTCGGCGATAAAATCAAAATCGAAACCAAAGACGGCGCTCCGAAAAAAGGTGGCGGTGCCAAACTGCAAGGCTGCTGA
- the gspF gene encoding type II secretion system inner membrane protein GspF, translating into MPLFEYSGLDAQGRKVSGKIDGTGRKAVMQKLSQQGVFLTDLKEMAAASSSGGIRRLSLRRKISPVELAAATRQLGTLLGAGIPLDEVLATVADQTDQSALSSTFMSIREKVLQGSPFFEAIGEHSGVFPDLFINMIQVGENSGTLDQVLNRLADFLDEQARIRSRIQAAMAYPILMTVVGTGVLIFLFIFVVPKITGMLTEMGQALPWPTQMLITLSSTLANWWWLLLIGVALALAGLRRYRNTAAGRLKMDRLSLKIPLYGRLNLFIATARFSRTLGTLLQSGVPLLKALDITRTLLNNRVLREAVETARKEVQEGGSLARSLKNSAAFPPMLAQISAAGEKSGQLEPMLFRLADTYEHQTDLSITGLLSLLEPIMILVMGTVVGFVVLAILLPIFEASQGF; encoded by the coding sequence TTGCCTCTGTTTGAGTATTCCGGCCTCGACGCTCAGGGACGCAAGGTCAGTGGGAAAATTGACGGCACCGGCCGCAAAGCGGTCATGCAGAAACTCAGCCAGCAGGGCGTTTTCCTGACCGATCTGAAAGAGATGGCGGCAGCCTCGTCAAGCGGCGGAATAAGGCGCCTGAGTCTGCGACGGAAAATTTCTCCCGTTGAGTTGGCGGCGGCAACCCGGCAACTCGGAACCCTGCTCGGGGCAGGCATCCCCCTCGACGAGGTCCTGGCCACGGTTGCCGATCAGACCGATCAGTCAGCCCTGAGCAGCACATTCATGAGCATTCGGGAAAAGGTTCTCCAGGGCTCTCCTTTTTTCGAAGCCATCGGCGAACATAGCGGGGTCTTTCCGGACCTGTTTATCAACATGATTCAGGTCGGAGAAAACAGCGGCACTTTGGATCAGGTTCTGAACCGCCTGGCCGATTTTCTGGATGAACAGGCGCGCATCAGATCGCGTATTCAGGCCGCCATGGCTTACCCCATCCTGATGACCGTGGTGGGAACCGGCGTGTTGATTTTCCTGTTTATTTTCGTCGTTCCCAAAATCACCGGCATGTTAACCGAAATGGGCCAGGCGCTCCCCTGGCCGACCCAGATGCTGATCACCCTCAGTTCGACCCTGGCCAATTGGTGGTGGTTGCTGCTCATCGGCGTCGCGCTGGCTCTGGCCGGGCTGCGCCGCTATCGGAACACTGCGGCAGGACGGCTGAAAATGGACCGCTTAAGCCTGAAAATTCCGCTCTACGGACGCCTCAACCTGTTTATAGCCACCGCCCGTTTTTCCAGAACCCTGGGAACGCTGCTGCAAAGTGGCGTCCCCTTGCTCAAAGCCCTGGATATCACCCGGACCCTGTTGAACAATAGGGTCCTGCGCGAAGCGGTGGAAACCGCCCGCAAAGAGGTCCAGGAAGGCGGATCACTGGCGCGAAGTTTGAAAAATTCAGCGGCTTTCCCCCCCATGCTCGCCCAGATTTCCGCAGCCGGGGAAAAGAGCGGCCAACTGGAGCCGATGCTCTTTCGCCTGGCCGATACCTATGAGCATCAAACCGATTTATCCATCACCGGCCTGCTGTCTCTGCTTGAACCGATCATGATCCTGGTGATGGGGACGGTGGTCGGATTTGTCGTTCTGGCAATTCTGCTACCGATTTTCGAAGCCAGCCAAGGCTTCTGA